A single window of Flavobacteriales bacterium DNA harbors:
- a CDS encoding Na(+)-translocating NADH-quinone reductase subunit A encodes MTTSKTVKIRKGMNIPLKGEADKVHGTPPVSDTFAIKPTDFHGIRPKLTVKQGDEVLAGSPLFFDKDNPDIVFTSPVSGEIAEIVRGEKRKILDILILADKQNRHVDFPKGNPSNMSREDVIKTLLKSGTWPMIRQRPLDIIANPSDKPKSIFISAFDSNPLAPDMDFVVHGNGDDFQTGLDALAKLTEGRVHLNVRNEQGASKVFLNARNVQVNKVSGPHPAGNVGVQIHHIDPINKGEVVWFVTPQDVLVIGRLFNTGKFDASRMVALAGPGIKKPQYYKTMIGASVKGLINEHATEGNHRIISGNPLTGKKIGKDGYLGFYDAQICVLDEGDHYEFFGWMAPGGNKFSLSRTYPSWLMKSKKYNIDTNLHGEHRAFVMSGQYEKVFPMDIFPVYLIKAIMANDIEKMEELGIYEVAPEDFALCEFVCTSKIDVQDVVRKGLDQIRIENAPAKHH; translated from the coding sequence ATGACAACATCGAAAACAGTAAAAATCAGGAAGGGAATGAACATCCCGCTGAAAGGCGAGGCAGATAAAGTTCATGGCACCCCTCCTGTATCTGATACCTTTGCGATCAAACCTACGGATTTTCATGGAATCCGGCCCAAGCTGACGGTTAAGCAAGGGGATGAAGTCCTGGCGGGAAGCCCGCTGTTCTTCGACAAAGACAACCCCGACATCGTGTTCACGTCACCGGTCAGCGGAGAAATCGCAGAAATCGTTCGCGGCGAAAAGCGCAAGATCCTCGACATCCTGATCCTGGCCGACAAACAGAACCGGCATGTGGATTTCCCCAAGGGCAACCCGTCAAATATGTCCAGGGAGGATGTGATCAAGACCCTGCTGAAAAGCGGCACCTGGCCGATGATCCGCCAACGCCCGCTCGACATCATCGCCAACCCCTCCGACAAACCCAAATCCATCTTCATTTCCGCGTTCGACAGCAATCCGCTGGCACCGGACATGGATTTCGTGGTACACGGAAACGGCGACGATTTCCAGACCGGACTGGATGCACTGGCCAAATTAACCGAAGGCCGCGTGCACCTGAATGTGAGAAATGAACAAGGTGCCTCCAAGGTATTCCTGAACGCACGGAACGTGCAGGTGAATAAAGTGTCCGGGCCACACCCCGCAGGAAACGTGGGCGTGCAAATCCACCACATCGACCCCATTAACAAAGGCGAAGTGGTTTGGTTCGTAACGCCCCAGGACGTACTGGTGATCGGCCGGTTGTTCAACACCGGAAAATTCGATGCTTCCCGTATGGTGGCGCTCGCCGGCCCGGGTATAAAGAAACCCCAATATTATAAGACCATGATCGGTGCTTCCGTGAAGGGACTGATCAATGAACACGCTACCGAAGGCAACCACCGCATCATCAGTGGAAACCCCCTGACCGGCAAAAAGATCGGGAAGGACGGATACCTCGGGTTCTACGATGCCCAGATCTGTGTGCTGGATGAAGGTGATCATTATGAATTCTTCGGATGGATGGCGCCAGGTGGCAACAAATTCAGCCTGTCGCGCACCTACCCGTCATGGCTCATGAAAAGCAAGAAGTACAACATCGACACCAACCTGCATGGCGAACACCGTGCATTCGTGATGTCGGGGCAGTATGAAAAGGTCTTCCCGATGGATATCTTCCCGGTGTACCTGATCAAAGCGATCATGGCCAACGACATCGAGAAAATGGAAGAACTCGGGATCTACGAAGTGGCCCCTGAAGACTTTGCATTGTGCGAATTCGTGTGTACCTCCAAAATCGACGTGCAGGATGTCGTGCGGAAAGGACTCGATCAGATACGCATAGAGAACGCACCCGCCAAGCATCACTAA
- a CDS encoding DUF5103 domain-containing protein has protein sequence MYASYRPVNFSRFLAPVLLFVLRFTPAFALSDSLPEVTMTDRTYTDHIKTVLLHMEGDPLSMPLLELRGGYKLELHFDDMDDVFREYRYTFVHCNADWSPSDLNQDEYLTGWPENRIPTYTHSFNTLVPYTHYQLSLPNDDVQFTKSGNYIIKVFDANEPERILITRRFMIVDRQVTVAPDLKKPSRLDDMNYKQEIDFNIFRGSYEIQDPFGAFKVVLMQNGRWDNAVTDMKPLFVKDDVLIYDDDTKNVFPGNNEYRFFDTKSLRYLSERIHDIRRDSTGTHVYLYADEKRPFKRYASQPDINGKFLVAVQEGRDAITDADYVHVHFALPMAHPMLGGDMYVYGALSDNQCEPAFKMTYNSDRLAYILDVMLKQGYYNYVYAFKAKGDSVPDITEVEGMHFETENDYMILVYDRPFGDDYDHLIGYIQFNSLKKL, from the coding sequence ATGTACGCTAGCTATCGACCAGTGAATTTCAGCCGTTTTCTTGCCCCGGTCCTCCTTTTTGTTCTGCGCTTTACGCCTGCTTTCGCCCTGTCAGACTCGCTTCCGGAGGTGACCATGACCGACAGGACCTATACCGATCACATCAAAACCGTTTTGCTGCACATGGAGGGCGACCCGCTCTCGATGCCGTTGCTGGAGCTGCGCGGAGGATACAAGCTCGAATTGCATTTCGACGACATGGACGATGTGTTCCGCGAATACAGGTATACGTTCGTGCATTGCAATGCCGACTGGTCGCCGTCGGACCTGAACCAGGACGAGTACCTTACCGGCTGGCCCGAAAACCGCATCCCCACCTATACCCATTCCTTCAACACCCTGGTGCCGTATACCCATTATCAATTGTCGCTGCCGAACGACGATGTGCAGTTCACCAAGTCGGGCAACTATATTATAAAGGTGTTTGATGCCAATGAGCCGGAGCGGATCCTTATTACCCGGCGGTTCATGATCGTTGATCGTCAGGTGACGGTGGCCCCCGACCTGAAGAAGCCTTCCCGGCTGGATGATATGAACTACAAACAGGAAATCGACTTCAATATCTTCCGGGGTTCATATGAGATCCAGGACCCGTTCGGCGCCTTTAAGGTGGTGCTGATGCAGAACGGCAGGTGGGACAATGCCGTTACCGACATGAAGCCCCTGTTCGTGAAAGACGATGTGCTGATTTATGATGACGACACCAAAAATGTCTTCCCCGGAAACAACGAATACCGCTTCTTTGATACCAAAAGCCTTCGTTACCTGTCGGAACGCATTCACGACATCCGCCGGGATTCAACGGGTACGCACGTGTACCTGTATGCCGATGAGAAGCGTCCGTTCAAGCGCTATGCCAGTCAGCCCGACATCAACGGAAAATTTCTCGTGGCCGTGCAGGAAGGCCGCGACGCCATCACCGATGCCGACTACGTGCACGTGCATTTCGCCCTCCCCATGGCGCACCCGATGCTGGGTGGTGATATGTACGTCTACGGCGCCCTGTCCGACAACCAGTGCGAGCCGGCTTTTAAGATGACGTACAATTCCGACCGCCTCGCGTATATCCTGGATGTGATGCTGAAACAGGGCTATTACAACTATGTATATGCTTTCAAGGCCAAGGGTGATTCCGTACCCGACATCACCGAAGTGGAAGGTATGCATTTCGAAACCGAGAACGACTACATGATCCTTGTCTACGACCGTCCGTTCGGCGACGACTACGACCACCTCATCGGATACATCCAGTTCAATTCGCTCAAAAAATTGTGA
- the apaG gene encoding Co2+/Mg2+ efflux protein ApaG, with product MIIKVTKGIKISVERQFEPGYSNPEQPHFVFSYRITIVNESRETVQLMRRYWEILDSNGDYREVEGEGVVGNQPILKPGESYTYESACNLVTDFGVMRGKYLMVNVDDGNPFEVVIPEFQLEAPFRLN from the coding sequence ATGATCATCAAAGTAACCAAGGGGATTAAAATCAGTGTCGAGCGGCAGTTTGAGCCGGGGTATTCCAACCCGGAGCAACCCCATTTTGTCTTTTCCTATCGCATTACCATTGTGAACGAGAGCAGGGAGACTGTGCAACTGATGCGCAGGTATTGGGAGATCCTCGATTCCAACGGCGACTATCGTGAAGTGGAAGGCGAGGGCGTGGTGGGCAACCAGCCGATCCTCAAGCCCGGTGAGTCCTATACATATGAGTCGGCATGCAACCTGGTGACCGACTTCGGGGTGATGCGCGGCAAATACCTGATGGTGAATGTTGACGATGGAAATCCCTTTGAAGTGGTCATCCCCGAGTTCCAGTTGGAAGCCCCATTCCGCCTGAATTAG
- the pruA gene encoding L-glutamate gamma-semialdehyde dehydrogenase: MPKAVYHVPKAVNEPVREYRPGSPERISLEKTLAAMRSVETEVPMVIGGKEVKTGKLGRMAPPHDHAHTLGHFHAGDASHVQAAIDAALQAREKWVNLAWEHRVSIFLKAADLIAGPYRDRINAATMLGQSKNVFQAEIDSACELADFLRFNVQYLTEIYADQPISSPGVWNRLEYRPLEGFVFALSPFNFTAIAGNLTTSAAMCGNVVVWKPSNTQIYSAHVIMQVFKEAGVPDGVINLVLVDGKTAGDVIFSHPDFAGFHFTGSTGVFQHIWKKIGENIQNYKAYPRIVGETGGKDFILAHPSAHAKEVATALSRGAFEYQGQKCSAASRAYIPASMWDAVREFMKADLGSFKMGGTEDFSNFINAVIDEKSFDKLASFIDGAKADKDADIVIGGGYDKSKGYFIQPTVIQAKDPKYVTMCEELFGPVLTVYVYEDAKFEETLDLVNTTSTYALTGSIFSQDRYVLEHVTRKLSNAAGNFYLNDKCTGAVVGQQPFGGARASGTNDKAGSKLNLLRWLSPRTIKETFVPPTDYRYPFLG, encoded by the coding sequence ATGCCCAAAGCAGTTTACCACGTGCCGAAAGCCGTGAATGAACCCGTTCGCGAGTACCGACCGGGAAGCCCCGAGCGAATTTCCCTGGAGAAGACCCTTGCAGCCATGCGCTCCGTTGAAACGGAAGTGCCGATGGTGATCGGTGGAAAAGAAGTGAAAACGGGAAAGCTGGGTAGGATGGCCCCGCCGCATGACCATGCCCATACACTCGGGCATTTCCATGCAGGCGATGCCAGTCATGTTCAGGCGGCCATAGATGCGGCGCTGCAGGCCCGTGAAAAGTGGGTGAACCTGGCATGGGAGCATCGCGTGTCCATCTTTCTGAAAGCTGCCGACCTGATCGCAGGTCCGTATCGCGACCGTATCAATGCAGCCACCATGCTGGGCCAGTCTAAAAACGTATTCCAGGCGGAGATCGACTCTGCCTGTGAGTTGGCCGACTTCCTCCGTTTCAATGTACAATACCTGACGGAGATCTACGCCGATCAACCCATCTCGTCACCCGGTGTGTGGAACCGACTTGAGTACCGCCCGCTGGAAGGCTTTGTGTTTGCCCTGAGTCCGTTCAATTTCACCGCCATCGCCGGCAACCTGACCACCTCTGCTGCCATGTGCGGCAACGTGGTGGTATGGAAGCCGTCCAACACCCAAATCTATTCAGCCCATGTGATCATGCAGGTGTTCAAGGAAGCCGGGGTACCCGACGGTGTGATCAACCTGGTTCTGGTCGACGGGAAAACCGCCGGAGACGTGATCTTCTCGCATCCCGATTTCGCAGGTTTCCATTTCACCGGTTCCACCGGCGTGTTCCAGCACATCTGGAAGAAAATCGGTGAGAACATCCAAAACTATAAGGCATATCCACGCATCGTAGGGGAAACAGGCGGCAAGGACTTCATCCTCGCCCATCCCTCCGCGCATGCCAAAGAAGTGGCCACGGCCCTGTCGCGCGGCGCTTTCGAGTATCAGGGACAGAAATGTTCCGCTGCCTCACGTGCCTACATTCCCGCCAGCATGTGGGACGCAGTGCGCGAATTCATGAAAGCCGATCTCGGTTCGTTCAAGATGGGCGGTACCGAAGACTTCTCCAACTTCATCAATGCGGTGATCGATGAGAAATCCTTTGACAAGCTCGCGTCCTTTATCGATGGCGCCAAGGCCGACAAGGATGCCGACATTGTGATCGGTGGTGGTTACGATAAATCCAAAGGATACTTCATTCAGCCCACTGTGATCCAGGCCAAAGACCCGAAGTACGTGACCATGTGCGAGGAGCTCTTCGGCCCGGTCCTGACCGTATATGTGTATGAAGATGCGAAGTTCGAGGAGACGCTTGACCTGGTGAACACCACCTCGACCTATGCGCTCACCGGTTCCATCTTTTCGCAGGACCGTTATGTGCTGGAACATGTGACCCGCAAGCTTTCGAACGCGGCGGGCAACTTCTACCTTAACGACAAGTGCACAGGCGCTGTGGTCGGCCAACAACCTTTCGGCGGCGCCAGGGCGTCGGGTACCAACGATAAGGCCGGCTCGAAACTGAACCTGCTTCGCTGGCTGTCACCTCGCACCATCAAAGAAACATTCGTACCTCCTACCGACTACCGTTACCCGTTCCTCGGATAG
- a CDS encoding septum formation initiator family protein — MQRWSKSKYVRNPYLVTSAIFLLWMMFFDRHNMMAQWKERSKLSRLKEDQEYFIRENLSNKEKMEELMTDPEHLEKFAREQYLMKRENEDVFVIVDEK; from the coding sequence ATGCAGCGGTGGTCAAAATCGAAATATGTGCGGAACCCCTACCTGGTCACCAGCGCGATATTCCTGCTGTGGATGATGTTCTTCGATCGCCACAACATGATGGCCCAGTGGAAGGAACGCAGCAAACTTTCCCGGTTGAAGGAAGACCAGGAATACTTTATTCGCGAGAACCTGTCAAACAAGGAAAAGATGGAAGAGCTGATGACCGACCCCGAGCACCTGGAGAAGTTCGCTCGCGAGCAGTACCTCATGAAACGAGAGAACGAAGATGTGTTCGTGATCGTGGATGAGAAGTAG
- a CDS encoding DinB family protein codes for MKNKRANAMTGSLILSLQRHQQVFAGLFANVSRDQINWRSERGKWNMLEAVCHLLDEEREDFRARVKSILDDPTQPLPPIDPEGWVITRKYAEQDFDITVTGFLNERETSVAWLKSLKDPQWDNTYQHPKLGPMSARLFLTNWVAHDLLHIRQITRMHYQYLAANTDISLDYAGKW; via the coding sequence GTGAAAAATAAACGGGCAAACGCGATGACCGGTTCACTCATACTATCGCTCCAACGCCATCAGCAGGTTTTCGCCGGACTCTTCGCTAACGTTTCACGCGATCAAATCAACTGGCGATCCGAACGCGGAAAATGGAACATGCTGGAAGCTGTCTGCCACCTGCTGGATGAAGAACGCGAAGATTTCCGCGCCCGCGTCAAAAGCATCCTGGATGATCCCACACAGCCGCTTCCCCCCATCGACCCGGAAGGCTGGGTTATCACCCGGAAATATGCCGAACAGGATTTTGATATAACCGTGACGGGCTTCCTCAATGAACGGGAAACCTCCGTGGCATGGTTGAAAAGCCTCAAAGATCCACAGTGGGACAACACCTACCAACATCCCAAACTCGGACCCATGTCGGCCCGGCTGTTCCTTACCAACTGGGTGGCGCACGACCTGCTCCACATCCGCCAGATCACCCGCATGCATTACCAGTACCTGGCCGCGAATACGGACATCAGTCTGGATTATGCGGGGAAGTGGTGA